CAGATGCCGGCGATGGCGCCGATAATGACGCCGAGACAACAGAGACAGTTGATGACGCTGATCGGCGAGGTGCTGAGGATTCCGCCGACAAGTCCACCGACGAGGATGGACGATTGCTTGGATGACATAGTGGTCTGGGTGAGTGAGCGCAGATAAAAAGGAAGAATCCCGCGCAGGCACGGCAAAGAAAATGCTACGGCGTGGCCGGGATATTCGTCACGACGTACGCGCAAATGTAGTTACAGCAGCGCAAAATTAAAACGACCTGTCCACGGGAATCGCTTGAGACATTTACGCATGGAGATGAGGAGGGGACGCTCTGCTTCCTTGTTAAGGTCGAGGTCACACCCCGACGTGGTTTGATTGTCAAACATCAGCATCGGTTGTCCGGCGGGTCGAGGTCCCCTCGCTCGATGATACATCTTCATTCGGGTGTGCACGCGTGCGTGCTCGGGAGTTCGCGATAACAACGATAAGCAAGAGTCCGGCGACCACACCGAGCAAAAGTCCGGTCGCGAAGCGGCTCTCCACTGAATTGGTCCAGCCGGAGAGGGATGTCCATTCAGCAACGAATGGGCCGAGCCAGTCGATCGCCAGCGGGATGAGGACCCCGACCAGGGCAAGCCGGAGAACAGATAGCACACGATCCCAGGAGAGCGTCCGGACGTGCTGCAGATGTTTGACGATTGGGACCGCCGTAGCACGAAGGGCTGCCGCCAGCACAACTCCGCCCGCGAGCCCGGAGTAGATACCGATACATCGGTCGCATACGGCCAGGTGGACGCCATCGATTGTCGGAGAGCGGGCAGGGATTTGATGGCAGAGGGGAGCAAAGGCTTGCATCAATAGCCACCTTGTTGCCTCCGGCAGCCAGGGAGGAATCACTGCCAACCCGACGAGCAGAAGGCTTCCGGCAACGCAACCCAGCCAGAGGAACGACATGCGTTGGTCCCACGGCAACGGAGACGACGGGTCGGGCATGGGGAGGGGCCAGAGTGGCGATAGTGAACTGGTTGAAAGGCAAAAACTGGTTACGCGTCCCGTGCTGCGACGTTCGCGATCGGTTAAGCAATCTTCACCCGTCCTGCGGGCCGAAAATAGGAACAGCGTTCCAACGCTCATGTACACGCCCATGGAATTATTAGCACTCGCCATTGGAGAGTGCTAACAGCAAAAAATGTAGGTTCATTTGCACTCACTGCTCACTAATCAAGGAGGATATCATGGCGAGCATCAAACCACTTGGTGACCGCGTGGTCGTCCAGCCGCTCGAGGCGGATGAGAAGACGGAAAGCGGTCTTTACATTCCCGATTCGGCACAGGAGAAGCCACAGAAAGGAACAGTCGTGGCGATTGGGCCGGGTCGTGTCGAGAATGGCACCAAGGTCGATATGACGGTGTCGGAAGGCGACGAGGTTCTTTACGGCAAGTATGCCGGCACCGAAGTGACGCTCGACGGTGGGGACTTCCTCATCATGCGCGAGAGTGACATCTTCGGCGTGATCGAAGGATAAGCCCGCTGCTCCGGCAGACGTACTTGCAGTATTGAGTTGGACCGGTCTTGTCCGGCGGAAGGGCAAGGCTCGTACTCAGCGACACAATCGAATCGAACCAACACTGATTTATGAGCAAGGACATCAAGTTCGAAGAAGAAGCGCGCAATGCCCTGAAGGAGGGTGTTGACACGCTGGCTCGCGCCGTCAAGGTGACGCTCGGGCCGAAAGGACGAAACGTCGTCCTCGAGAAATCCTTCGGCGCCCCGACGATCACCAAAGATGGTGTGTCGGTCGCGAAGGAGATCGAGCTGAAGAACAAAATGCAGAACGTCGGCGCCCAGATGGTCAAGGAGGTTGCCTCCAAGACCTCGGACGTCGCCGGTGACGGTACCACGACGGCTACGGTGCTGGCGCAGGCCATCATCAACAAAGGTCTCAAGAGCGTGACGTCGGGCGCCAACCCGATGGACCTCAAGCGGGGCATCGACGCCGCCGTGCGCGCCATTGTGGCTGACCTCCGCGCCCAGAGCAACGAGGTTGAAGGGAAAGACCGCATCTCGCAGGTTGCCACGATCTCGGCCAACAACGACGACGAGATTGGTAGCCTGATTGCCGATGCCTTTGATCGCGTCGGGAAAGACGGTGTGATCACGGTAGAAGAAGCACGCGGCATCGAGACGTACCTCGACGTGGTCGAAGGTATGCAGTTCGACCGCGGCTACCTCTCGCCGTACTTCGTGACCGACTCCGAGAACATGGAGGCGGTACTCGAAGACGCATACGTGCTCGTGATCGACGGCAAGGTCAGCAAGATGCAAGACCTGCTGCCGATCCTGGAGAAGGTCAGCCAGACCGGCCAGCCGCTCCTCATCATCGCGGAGAACGTCGAGAACGAAGCGCTCGCGACGCTCGTCGTGAACAAGCTGCGCGGAACGCTCAAGGTCGCAGCCGTGAAGGCTCCGGGCTTCGGCGATCGCCGCAAGGCCATGCTCGAAGACATCGCCGTTCTGTCCGGCGGTACGGTCATCTCGGAAGAGAAAGGCTACAAGCTGGAGAGCGCTACGCTCGACATGCTCGGCCAGGCCAACCGCATCACGATCGACAAGGACAGCACCACGGTTGTTGACGGTGCCGGCCAGGAAGAGCAGATCAACGCTCGCGTCAACCAGATCAAGCAGCAGATCAGTTCCTCCACGTCGGACTACGACCGTGAGAAGCTGCAGGAGCGCCTCGCCAAGCTCTCGGGCGGCG
The DNA window shown above is from Longibacter salinarum and carries:
- the groES gene encoding co-chaperone GroES, producing MASIKPLGDRVVVQPLEADEKTESGLYIPDSAQEKPQKGTVVAIGPGRVENGTKVDMTVSEGDEVLYGKYAGTEVTLDGGDFLIMRESDIFGVIEG
- the groL gene encoding chaperonin GroEL (60 kDa chaperone family; promotes refolding of misfolded polypeptides especially under stressful conditions; forms two stacked rings of heptamers to form a barrel-shaped 14mer; ends can be capped by GroES; misfolded proteins enter the barrel where they are refolded when GroES binds), whose product is MSKDIKFEEEARNALKEGVDTLARAVKVTLGPKGRNVVLEKSFGAPTITKDGVSVAKEIELKNKMQNVGAQMVKEVASKTSDVAGDGTTTATVLAQAIINKGLKSVTSGANPMDLKRGIDAAVRAIVADLRAQSNEVEGKDRISQVATISANNDDEIGSLIADAFDRVGKDGVITVEEARGIETYLDVVEGMQFDRGYLSPYFVTDSENMEAVLEDAYVLVIDGKVSKMQDLLPILEKVSQTGQPLLIIAENVENEALATLVVNKLRGTLKVAAVKAPGFGDRRKAMLEDIAVLSGGTVISEEKGYKLESATLDMLGQANRITIDKDSTTVVDGAGQEEQINARVNQIKQQISSSTSDYDREKLQERLAKLSGGVAVLKVGAATEPEMKEKKARVEDALHATRAAVEEGILPGGGVAYLRALHVLDNLDVENEDQEIGVGIIKKAVEAPLRQIAENAGAEGSIVVQKVLSEDGDFGYNARTETYGKLLDEGVIDPTKVTRSALENAASVAALMLTTESVIVTKEDEDDSGGGGGAPAGGGMPAGMGGMGGMGGMM
- a CDS encoding DUF2085 domain-containing protein, translated to MPDPSSPLPWDQRMSFLWLGCVAGSLLLVGLAVIPPWLPEATRWLLMQAFAPLCHQIPARSPTIDGVHLAVCDRCIGIYSGLAGGVVLAAALRATAVPIVKHLQHVRTLSWDRVLSVLRLALVGVLIPLAIDWLGPFVAEWTSLSGWTNSVESRFATGLLLGVVAGLLLIVVIANSRARTRAHPNEDVSSSEGTSTRRTTDADV